The window GCCTTGGCCCATTATggatgaaaaatcgaaaaccgtacagtttaaacaaaattatgatttgttacaatatttttatgtcaaCTGCCAGTGGAACTGTATTTTATGGAGTGAgtcatttacatttttcaaataagattacatttttttaaaaattaacagtatttgaaacgattaatatatttttgttaagttGTTAACATCCGCCACAAAATTTTCTCTTGGATGCGAACCTCATATCGTTATGAATGATCCTAAATCTTATCGTGTAAGTACCAAAGGCATTAAAGAAACGCAAATATCGATATTACGAGGATTGTGTCGTACTTAATAGATGGCTCGATGGATGTGGAGGCTCTTAATGTTGAAAGTCCTCGAGTTGAGCGACACCATCATCTTCGTTCTAAGGAAAAAATACAACCAAGCATCTTTTCTTCACATTTATCACCACACGTCGACCGTTCTTCTTGCCTGGATAGCGTGCAAATTTGTCCCAGGTAAATCTacggattaaatttttttttttccaagtcaaaatttgattgttaaaaattatgttcttataattatttgttaaatattaaatctcttataattttccaacgatttcACTTATATACTtaagtgaaattatttaatttaaaaatatttcattacagTAAGCACGAagatatctcgaaaaaaacttttcattcTAATCCAAAGCTAACCTACTCTCGCCAACGTGTATCCTCGCTAACTTTTAAAACACTTTCGATAGGcactttggaaaaaaaaaaaaagaaaaaccctATGGATCTCTAAATTAAATTGCCCCGCGATGTATCAAATTTACCTATTACCCCGATACAAAATGGACACGATATATAAAACGGTCAGACCGCGTATTCGAGCGAATTTCCAACGgtcgtaaataaaattcccTTTCTCCTGTTTCCCCAAAATCCATTGGCCGTTGCCCAATGTAACTTTGCCCGTTCGTAACTATTCACCATCTCACTTTGAAACGTGTTAAACGGTTCGTTGCGTTATTTACAGGTGGTATGTGGCCGTTCACGATTATGCCAAACTGCATCGTGCACGTGATTATGTACACCTATTATCTGCTCGCTTGCTTGGGCCCAGAAGTGCAAAAGAGGATCGCGCCTTGGAAACAATACATTACGGGTTTACAAATGGTACGTTCCCATTTTCTATCTGGCTCTGCTATCTGCCACGCTGCATACACATTGCCTGGAATGCATATATTGTGTCGGGGGAGGGGTGTTGTTGGGTGTTGCACCCGGTGAATTGCCGTGCTGGGAGCGTTATTCGCTCATTTCACCGTGCACGGCCTCGTATCGCGTAATCGCAAAATTACATTCCCTGTCCAGCGCCGAATTTTTCCAACGTGAAATTGCTATTGACGCCCGGCCGATCAGTTACTGGGGATCGGTTAAGTAAATTAATCCATGTATAAGCGAATAACGCGTAGAAAATATTCGTTCCGCGCGTCTATTAGGCTGTTCGATCGTTTGCGAAACTGTTCGTGAAATTGACAGACGgga is drawn from Apis mellifera strain DH4 linkage group LG5, Amel_HAv3.1, whole genome shotgun sequence and contains these coding sequences:
- the LOC725255 gene encoding elongation of very long chain fatty acids protein 7, which codes for MSVDICKLDGQDGKVLPIHVPQNVSLLETYRYVMENAADSRVADWMLMSSPFPLLGIIFLYLLFVLRLGPLWMKNRKPYSLNKIMICYNIFMSTASGTVFYGLLTSATKFSLGCEPHIVMNDPKSYRMARWMWRLLMLKVLELSDTIIFVLRKKYNQASFLHIYHHTSTVLLAWIACKFVPGGMWPFTIMPNCIVHVIMYTYYLLACLGPEVQKRIAPWKQYITGLQMIQFIIMICYTFQTLLPSCEPNRKPIAYIYMSQILIMFGMFCDYYKKSYLRKKMK